From a single Thermococcus sp. LS1 genomic region:
- a CDS encoding MTH1187 family thiamine-binding protein has protein sequence MVIVEFVIVPLGERSLSRYVAEVVKLLEKKGVKYQLTPMATIIEVPTVSEAFTIIEEAHELMFKFGAERVSTTVRIDDRRDKAVHMEDKVKSVLEKVRGG, from the coding sequence ATGGTCATAGTGGAGTTTGTCATAGTCCCCCTCGGCGAGAGGAGCCTGAGCCGGTACGTAGCAGAGGTAGTAAAGCTTTTAGAGAAAAAGGGTGTTAAGTACCAACTGACACCGATGGCGACGATCATAGAGGTTCCGACCGTGAGTGAAGCTTTCACAATAATCGAGGAGGCCCACGAGCTCATGTTCAAGTTCGGCGCCGAGAGGGTTTCAACGACGGTAAGAATCGACGACAGGCGCGATAAGGCTGTCCACATGGAGGACAAGGTTAAATCAGTCCTCGAAAAGGTGAGGGGTGGTTGA
- a CDS encoding TIGR00296 family protein, whose translation MYRIKDEWGEFLVRLARRAIEEYVRNGRTIKPPEDTPPELWEKMGVFVTLNRHNVPPQMSLRGCIGFPLPIYPLVEATIKAAIYAAVDDPRFPPVKESELDDIVIEVSVLTPPELIEGPPEERPKKIKVGRDGLIIEKGIHSGLLLPQVPIEWGWDEEEFLAQTCWKAGLPPDCWLDEDTKVYHFTAEIFEEEYPRGPVRRKPL comes from the coding sequence ATGTACAGGATCAAGGATGAGTGGGGAGAGTTCCTCGTCAGACTCGCGAGGAGGGCCATAGAGGAGTACGTCCGCAATGGCAGAACGATAAAGCCGCCTGAGGACACGCCGCCCGAGCTCTGGGAAAAGATGGGGGTTTTCGTAACCCTTAACCGTCATAACGTTCCGCCTCAGATGTCTCTTAGGGGCTGCATAGGCTTTCCACTGCCGATCTACCCTCTAGTTGAGGCCACGATAAAGGCTGCCATCTACGCTGCCGTCGATGACCCGCGCTTTCCGCCTGTGAAGGAGAGCGAACTGGACGATATTGTCATTGAGGTCAGCGTCCTGACGCCGCCCGAGCTTATAGAAGGGCCGCCGGAGGAGAGGCCAAAGAAGATAAAGGTGGGCCGGGATGGCCTGATAATCGAGAAGGGGATACATTCAGGCCTACTCCTTCCGCAGGTGCCTATAGAGTGGGGCTGGGATGAGGAGGAGTTTTTAGCTCAGACCTGCTGGAAGGCTGGATTACCTCCCGACTGCTGGCTCGACGAGGACACGAAGGTCTACCATTTTACTGCTGAGATTTTTGAGGAGGAGTATCCGAGAGGGCCGGTAAGAAGGAAGCCACTATAA
- a CDS encoding RsmB/NOP family class I SAM-dependent RNA methyltransferase, translated as MELFYRVSFQEVVADALMLVEERELSSKHALERVFKKVAGNDREKARGLAHAYVFEIEKWRAKIDFIINSVLKGSKVEDLDPYLANLLRIGTFEIHFRKVPPAIATDSIIRIVKEHFDFSRAKFVNALMHEIEKFDIERALKRLKERDRIEWLSVRFSHPRWYVEYAVELFGYDEAVRLLLSNNKAQRYYVRANTLKTDVDSLRDYLEENGVRTALTPLPDVLKILEYKTPVTRLNWYRQGKFVIQDLASAYVAHVLAPEPGERVLDLAAAPGSKTFHAAALMENKGEIVAVDYSYDRLMRMKEKMKLLGIKNVKLVHADGQSFRDKEKFDKIILDAPCSSSGTYRQFPEVKWRFDEKKIKRIINVQRNMLRNAHENLRDGGEMTYSTCSIRIDEDEENVLFAINRVGLEVTNYPFSWGDRGFLEIGEKVFRAWTHRHDCNSFFIAKLRKEQG; from the coding sequence ATGGAGCTGTTTTACAGGGTGAGCTTTCAGGAAGTGGTGGCGGATGCTTTGATGCTCGTTGAGGAGCGCGAGCTGTCTTCGAAGCACGCCCTTGAGAGGGTCTTTAAGAAGGTCGCCGGTAACGACCGCGAGAAGGCGAGGGGACTGGCCCACGCCTACGTTTTCGAAATTGAGAAGTGGCGCGCTAAAATAGACTTCATAATCAATTCCGTGCTTAAAGGCTCAAAGGTCGAAGACCTCGACCCCTATCTGGCTAATCTTCTCCGCATAGGCACTTTTGAGATCCACTTCAGAAAGGTTCCGCCGGCGATAGCGACCGACTCTATAATCCGCATCGTCAAGGAGCACTTTGATTTTTCCCGCGCCAAGTTTGTTAACGCGCTGATGCACGAGATAGAGAAGTTCGACATCGAGAGGGCCCTAAAGAGGCTCAAAGAGAGGGACAGAATCGAGTGGCTCTCCGTCCGCTTCTCGCACCCTAGGTGGTATGTGGAGTACGCAGTCGAGCTCTTCGGCTACGATGAGGCCGTTCGCCTGCTCCTCAGCAACAACAAGGCGCAGCGCTACTATGTGAGGGCCAACACCCTCAAGACGGACGTTGATTCTCTGAGGGATTATCTCGAAGAGAACGGCGTGAGAACTGCCTTAACTCCCCTTCCCGACGTCCTCAAGATTCTTGAGTATAAAACGCCCGTAACAAGGCTCAACTGGTACAGACAAGGCAAGTTCGTAATTCAGGATTTGGCAAGTGCCTACGTCGCCCACGTTTTAGCTCCAGAGCCTGGGGAGAGGGTTCTCGACCTAGCGGCGGCACCGGGGAGCAAGACCTTCCACGCAGCGGCGCTGATGGAGAACAAAGGGGAGATTGTAGCGGTTGACTACTCCTACGACAGGCTCATGCGCATGAAGGAAAAGATGAAATTGCTCGGAATCAAAAACGTCAAGCTCGTCCACGCGGACGGCCAGAGCTTCAGGGATAAAGAGAAATTTGATAAAATAATCCTCGACGCCCCATGTTCAAGCTCAGGAACCTACAGGCAGTTTCCGGAAGTCAAGTGGCGCTTCGACGAGAAGAAGATAAAGCGCATCATAAACGTCCAGAGGAACATGTTGAGGAACGCCCATGAGAACCTGAGAGACGGCGGCGAGATGACGTATTCGACGTGCTCTATAAGGATTGACGAGGACGAGGAAAACGTTCTCTTCGCAATAAACCGGGTCGGGCTTGAGGTCACCAACTATCCCTTCAGCTGGGGCGATAGGGGCTTCCTTGAAATAGGGGAGAAAGTCTTCAGAGCATGGACGCACAGGCACGACTGCAACAGCTTCTTCATAGCAAAATTGAGAAAAGAACAGGGCTAA
- a CDS encoding DUF373 family protein, with protein MVEIKALILAIDRDDDFGQKAGVEGPVIGRDACIDAALKLSLADPEDSDANVVYAAVKLYDELKGSGEFDEVEVALITGHPKVGVKSDLELSRQLDEVLQRFPANGVITVTDGAEDEQIFPIITSKVPIISSHRVVVKQSEGIETTYYIIYRYLREILSDPEVAKVVLGIPGMILLLYGIARLIGVWYPESVKIVSATITGTILLFIGGYFFTKGFRFNFRETLAKQFIFVISIVAGLLIISGGAINAYLSLEEYSKELIGGWPGTPLLATLIYINALSSSLTLGISVMIMGKIVQAYLRKDHHIWYYISTLLIMPALWVTIDLTTRYAMAILTISDIEVFTKLLLAFVDVAIAVLVGIYLRGKVRGWERIEAGTGT; from the coding sequence GTGGTTGAGATTAAGGCCCTGATTTTAGCGATAGATAGGGATGACGATTTCGGCCAGAAGGCCGGCGTTGAAGGTCCCGTTATAGGGAGAGATGCCTGTATAGATGCCGCTTTAAAGCTCAGTCTGGCCGACCCCGAGGACAGCGATGCCAACGTTGTTTATGCGGCCGTCAAGCTCTACGATGAGCTGAAAGGGAGCGGGGAGTTCGATGAGGTGGAGGTTGCACTCATAACAGGCCACCCAAAGGTTGGCGTCAAGAGCGACCTCGAGCTGAGCAGGCAGCTCGACGAGGTTCTCCAGAGGTTCCCTGCCAATGGGGTTATCACAGTAACGGACGGCGCTGAGGACGAGCAGATATTCCCAATCATCACATCAAAGGTGCCCATAATAAGCTCTCACCGAGTCGTCGTGAAGCAGAGCGAGGGCATAGAGACGACATATTACATCATATACCGCTATTTGAGGGAGATACTGAGTGATCCAGAGGTCGCCAAGGTAGTCCTCGGTATACCGGGCATGATACTCCTGCTCTACGGCATAGCAAGGCTCATAGGTGTTTGGTATCCTGAGAGCGTCAAAATAGTCTCCGCCACGATAACGGGCACAATACTGCTCTTCATTGGAGGCTACTTCTTCACCAAGGGATTCCGCTTCAACTTCAGGGAGACCCTCGCGAAGCAGTTCATATTCGTCATCTCCATCGTGGCGGGTCTGCTCATCATAAGCGGGGGTGCCATAAACGCCTACCTGAGCCTTGAGGAGTACTCTAAGGAGCTCATAGGCGGCTGGCCTGGTACACCACTTCTAGCGACGCTCATTTACATAAACGCCCTGAGCTCGTCCCTAACACTCGGAATATCCGTTATGATAATGGGTAAAATTGTCCAGGCGTACCTGAGGAAGGACCACCACATCTGGTACTATATATCCACTCTCCTCATAATGCCCGCCCTCTGGGTAACAATAGACCTAACGACGAGGTATGCGATGGCCATACTGACGATTTCAGATATAGAGGTTTTCACCAAGTTACTGCTGGCCTTTGTGGACGTCGCCATAGCGGTTCTTGTTGGAATATACCTGAGAGGAAAAGTTAGGGGATGGGAGAGAATTGAAGCTGGAACAGGCACTTGA